One genomic window of Onychostoma macrolepis isolate SWU-2019 chromosome 25, ASM1243209v1, whole genome shotgun sequence includes the following:
- the LOC131534155 gene encoding uncharacterized protein LOC131534155, with protein sequence MVEDAFCTVPTPEIRAHSLYFDLSAYGIDTVKESRSSSQPAAKPGFHLKIYGTFRNRYMALACTSDADSKMMHFLRHTANSSIMKNIFHQSFNAYKTDIEPRLSELTLHNMQCSRKLFEIMLSYRRVSAAYIEGDNVAVTVEGEAARVLNFDTGCGVNLGMRGLESLGMFIYRTATALDQNDVFEALSAKIQHSRHVAETFRKSGLASAVFE encoded by the exons ATGGTGGAGGATGCGTTCTGCACG GTTCCCACACCTGAGATCCGTGCACATAGTTTGTATTTTGATCTGTCGGCGTATGGCATCGACACTGTGAAGGAATCACGCAGCTCCTCTCAGCCGGCAGCGAAGCCTGGATTCCATCTGAAGATCTACGGAACGTTCCGGAACCGCTACATGGCTCTGGCCTGCACTTCAGACGCAGACTCCAAAATGATGCACTTCCTGCGCCATACAGCCAACTCTTCA ATCATGAAGAACATCTTCCACCAGTCGTTCAATGCGTACAAGACAGACATCGAGCCACGTCTGAGTGAACTCACGCTGCACAACATGCAGTGCAGCCGCAAGCTGTTCGAGATCATGCTGTCCTACAGACGCGTCAGTGCTGCTTACATCGAAGGAGACAATGTTGCCGTGACTGTGGAAGGAGAAGCTGCGCGAGTGCTCAACTTTGACACTG GTTGTGGTGTGAATCTGGGCATGAGAGGACTGGAGTCGCTGGGAATGTTCATCTACAGAACGGCCACGGCGCTGGACCAGAATGACGTGTTTGAGGCACTCTCGGCCAAAATCCAGCACTCCAGACACGTGGCAGAGACTTTCAGGAAGAGCGGACTGGCCTCGGCAGTGTTTGAATGA